In a genomic window of Sutcliffiella sp. FSL R7-0096:
- a CDS encoding MraY family glycosyltransferase has protein sequence MDIKLILSFLAAFGTVLLVTPLVIKFAHKIGATDKPNHRKVHQKVMPRLGGLAIFIGVVVGYIASGLYDERIYGITAGAILIVMIGILDDMYELKARTKLIGQLLVAGVVVYTGLKIEFITIPFVIERFDLGWLAIPVTILWIVGITNAINLIDGLDGLAAGISSIAIATLAVMAGMAGKEMILTLCLIVLGSTVGFLFYNFHPAKIFMGDTGALFLGYCISVFSLLGLYKSVTLFSFVIPIIILGVPIFDTAFAIIRRFLNKQPISAPDKSHLHHRLLAIGISHRNTVLLIYVFGIFFSVCAVMLTSATFLGTILIMIALVITIQFIAELVGIINVRHKPFLSFYKKVTGKN, from the coding sequence ATGGACATTAAATTAATCTTATCATTCTTGGCTGCTTTTGGTACCGTCCTTTTGGTTACCCCTTTAGTGATAAAGTTTGCTCATAAAATTGGTGCAACAGATAAACCAAATCATCGAAAAGTGCATCAAAAGGTGATGCCGCGACTTGGTGGCTTAGCAATCTTCATTGGTGTAGTAGTTGGTTACATTGCCTCAGGTCTTTATGATGAACGAATATATGGGATTACAGCAGGAGCTATCCTCATTGTAATGATCGGTATTTTAGATGATATGTACGAATTAAAGGCTAGAACCAAATTGATTGGTCAACTTCTAGTCGCTGGTGTGGTCGTATATACTGGTTTGAAAATTGAATTTATCACTATTCCTTTTGTCATTGAGCGATTCGACCTTGGCTGGCTAGCTATTCCTGTCACCATTTTATGGATTGTTGGTATTACCAACGCCATTAATCTAATTGATGGCCTTGATGGTCTGGCTGCAGGTATTTCTTCTATTGCGATTGCTACATTGGCCGTAATGGCCGGTATGGCCGGAAAAGAAATGATCCTGACATTATGCCTGATCGTTTTGGGAAGTACTGTTGGTTTCTTATTTTATAACTTCCATCCCGCAAAGATATTTATGGGTGATACGGGTGCGTTGTTCTTAGGGTATTGTATATCGGTATTCTCCTTATTGGGCTTATATAAAAGTGTTACGTTATTCAGCTTTGTTATACCAATTATCATCCTAGGTGTACCGATTTTTGATACTGCTTTTGCCATTATTCGACGATTCTTAAACAAACAGCCTATCTCTGCACCTGATAAGAGTCACCTGCACCATCGATTATTGGCGATTGGTATCTCCCATAGAAATACGGTTCTACTCATTTATGTTTTTGGTATTTTCTTTAGTGTATGTGCCGTTATGCTGACGTCTGCAACATTCCTCGGTACTATCCTTATTATGATTGCATTAGTTATAACAATACAGTTTATTGCAGAATTGGTCGGTATCATCAATGTAAGGCATAAACCGTTTCTAAGCTTTTATAAGAAAGTTACAGG
- a CDS encoding glycosyltransferase family 2 protein, protein MSSPLVSVITPSYNAERFIAETIESVKKQTFTDWEMIIVDDCSSDNTREILQDYAANDPRIKPIFLKENSGAAVARNTALNEAKGDYVAFLDSDDFWLPEKLEKQLAFMQQHNHAFSYTAYNLMDESGNLLDKVIRIPSEIDYKGLLKNTIIGCLTVMIDRRQVGQLQMPLIRTRQDYALWLQVLRDGYIAYGIQEPLSNYRLVEGSISSNKLKAAKRNWYVYRHIEKLSIPYASWCLINYAYYAVKKRIQA, encoded by the coding sequence ATGTCTTCCCCATTAGTTTCAGTCATCACTCCTTCCTACAATGCGGAGAGGTTTATTGCTGAAACCATTGAATCAGTAAAAAAACAAACTTTCACCGATTGGGAAATGATCATCGTGGATGATTGTTCAAGTGATAATACAAGGGAAATCTTACAGGACTATGCAGCTAATGATCCAAGGATCAAACCAATCTTCCTTAAAGAAAATAGTGGTGCCGCTGTTGCAAGGAATACGGCACTAAATGAAGCGAAAGGTGATTATGTAGCCTTTTTGGACAGCGATGATTTTTGGTTACCAGAAAAGCTAGAAAAACAATTAGCGTTCATGCAACAACATAATCATGCTTTTTCTTACACAGCCTATAACTTAATGGATGAGAGCGGTAATCTTTTAGATAAAGTCATTAGAATCCCTTCTGAAATTGATTATAAAGGCTTGCTGAAAAATACGATTATTGGTTGTTTAACAGTTATGATAGATCGCAGGCAGGTTGGACAGCTACAAATGCCATTAATAAGAACCCGGCAAGATTATGCCTTATGGCTGCAAGTTCTTCGTGATGGATATATAGCGTACGGGATCCAAGAGCCATTATCCAATTACCGCCTTGTGGAAGGATCCATATCGAGTAACAAGTTGAAAGCAGCAAAGAGAAACTGGTATGTTTACAGGCATATTGAAAAGCTTAGTATTCCATATGCAAGCTGGTGCCTAATTAATTATGCCTATTATGCAGTCAAGAAGAGAATTCAAGCATAA
- a CDS encoding O-antigen ligase family protein, translating to MNLGFAGNRQVAIGVGGLLLGAILTVGLIFLDIPKFSILLVLLNIGLLLLVIMKQYLFDSRFLMVSIYVLLGLTFLNNAFFAINLGFFSLFPYRILLLIVGFLIVFNFIRSDFRKDLWAQWEGIKVKGILLFFVFWLYYALLTLLWAKSVTNGIKYLSILVMGIFLIFVVTLFINDLKRLSNFYYIWVFMSVFVMLIGYWNAFTKNHLPSSTLYLGPEYKQHYPTSVFTNQNDFATFLSVTLFFFLSLIRNGKNKYWKALGIVLSLMAIHLILLSESRASQLAVMVGIGVYVFILCNKMLKKWILRLGAIGTAVFVAVFHNKLWTTFSGLFLSPTIHDFSERLPSNVGRANLIRNAFNFSLDSFGMGVGAGNTEYYMQNYSIHDTDEVANVHFWFLEIFTNFGIFVVLGYLTFFGYLLFKLYKHHEHGLTTQYKLVTEAIVVALAAFVISSISPSSVANLFFHWVLLAFGIATLNLLRTKRRDNIVPHHNL from the coding sequence ATGAACCTGGGATTTGCTGGCAACAGGCAAGTGGCAATTGGGGTAGGAGGATTATTACTGGGTGCAATACTAACTGTAGGTTTAATCTTTCTTGATATACCGAAATTCTCTATTCTCTTAGTTTTATTGAATATAGGTCTGCTATTATTGGTAATCATGAAACAATACCTTTTCGATAGTAGGTTCTTGATGGTGTCCATTTACGTTTTATTGGGGCTTACCTTCTTGAACAATGCTTTTTTCGCGATTAACTTAGGATTTTTCAGTCTGTTTCCCTATCGGATATTGCTGTTAATAGTAGGTTTTTTGATTGTTTTTAATTTCATTCGCAGTGATTTTAGAAAAGATTTGTGGGCACAGTGGGAAGGAATAAAGGTAAAGGGAATTCTACTTTTTTTTGTTTTTTGGCTATATTATGCCCTTTTGACACTTTTGTGGGCTAAATCGGTTACAAATGGAATTAAGTACCTTTCCATCTTGGTTATGGGGATCTTTCTGATATTTGTCGTAACCCTATTTATCAATGATTTGAAAAGGCTGTCGAATTTCTATTACATATGGGTTTTCATGTCTGTATTTGTGATGTTAATTGGTTATTGGAATGCCTTTACCAAAAACCATCTTCCTAGCTCCACTTTATATTTGGGGCCGGAATATAAACAGCATTATCCTACTTCCGTCTTTACGAACCAAAACGATTTTGCAACCTTTCTGTCTGTTACTTTATTCTTTTTCCTATCGTTAATACGTAATGGGAAAAATAAATATTGGAAGGCTCTTGGAATTGTGTTATCACTTATGGCAATCCATCTCATTCTTTTAAGTGAATCACGCGCAAGCCAATTGGCTGTGATGGTTGGGATCGGTGTATATGTATTTATTCTATGCAATAAAATGTTGAAGAAATGGATACTACGCTTGGGGGCAATTGGGACAGCAGTATTTGTTGCCGTATTCCACAACAAACTTTGGACTACCTTCTCCGGCTTGTTCCTTAGCCCAACCATCCATGATTTTTCCGAAAGGCTTCCATCCAATGTTGGTAGAGCCAATCTGATTAGAAATGCTTTCAACTTCTCATTGGATTCTTTTGGGATGGGAGTTGGGGCTGGTAATACCGAATACTATATGCAAAACTATTCCATTCATGATACGGATGAAGTAGCCAATGTACATTTTTGGTTTCTAGAGATTTTCACTAATTTCGGTATCTTTGTTGTTCTCGGATACTTAACCTTTTTTGGATATCTACTATTTAAACTTTATAAACACCATGAGCATGGATTAACCACTCAGTATAAACTTGTAACGGAAGCAATCGTTGTTGCCTTGGCTGCCTTCGTCATTTCTAGTATAAGCCCTAGTTCGGTTGCTAACCTGTTCTTCCATTGGGTGCTGTTGGCATTTGGCATAGCCACTTTAAATTTATTAAGAACGAAACGAAGAGATAATATAGTACCTCATCATAACCTTTGA
- a CDS encoding UDP-glucose/GDP-mannose dehydrogenase family protein has translation MKRIAVMGTGYVGLVSGTCFAEIGNHVTCCDIDEAKISNLQKGIIPIYEPGLEDLVKKNVERNTLSFTTDIPNAIQEADIVYIAVGTPMADTGEANLSYVDAVAKTIGENLNGYKIVVNKSTVPVGTGKRVTKIIREVSGGNQEFDVVSNPEFLREGSAIQDTMNMERAVIGASSEKAAKIIEELHAPFNTVIIKSDLESAEMIKYASNAFLATKISFINDIANICEEIGADVTKVAEGMGLDSRIGKKFLNAGIGYGGSCFPKDTSALLHIANSVGYNFKLIRAVMETNDNQKTKVVKKVMDVFGDIEGKTFAVMGLAFKPNTDDMRDAPSLEIIPELLDAGAKVKAFDPIALHEAKKHFGDSIEYFEKEYEALKDADACIIVTDLPEVKALDLHEVKGYLKNPIIIDGRNIFTLEDARKHSIIYHSIGRPVIH, from the coding sequence ATGAAAAGAATAGCAGTAATGGGGACTGGATATGTGGGTTTAGTGTCCGGTACATGTTTTGCGGAAATTGGAAATCATGTAACATGTTGCGATATAGACGAAGCTAAAATAAGCAACTTGCAAAAAGGGATCATTCCTATTTATGAGCCGGGGTTAGAAGACCTCGTAAAGAAAAATGTGGAGAGAAATACCCTTTCCTTTACAACCGATATTCCCAATGCTATCCAGGAAGCGGATATTGTTTATATCGCTGTAGGTACACCGATGGCAGATACCGGCGAAGCTAATTTGTCTTATGTGGATGCTGTTGCAAAGACTATCGGCGAGAACCTGAACGGTTATAAAATAGTTGTAAATAAAAGCACTGTCCCTGTTGGTACAGGGAAACGTGTGACTAAAATAATCAGAGAAGTCTCTGGTGGAAACCAGGAATTTGATGTGGTTTCAAATCCTGAATTTCTCCGTGAAGGGTCGGCAATTCAAGATACTATGAATATGGAACGTGCCGTGATTGGTGCTTCCAGTGAAAAAGCAGCAAAAATCATTGAAGAATTACATGCTCCTTTTAATACCGTGATAATCAAGTCAGACTTGGAAAGCGCTGAAATGATTAAATATGCTTCAAACGCTTTTCTAGCCACAAAAATTTCTTTCATTAATGATATAGCTAACATTTGTGAAGAAATCGGTGCAGACGTGACCAAAGTGGCAGAAGGTATGGGTCTAGACAGTCGAATCGGCAAGAAATTCCTCAACGCTGGTATAGGCTACGGAGGGTCCTGCTTCCCAAAAGATACTAGTGCTTTGCTCCATATAGCAAATTCAGTCGGATATAATTTTAAATTGATCCGGGCAGTTATGGAGACAAATGATAATCAAAAAACCAAAGTGGTTAAAAAGGTCATGGATGTCTTCGGTGACATTGAAGGGAAAACCTTTGCCGTAATGGGCTTGGCCTTCAAACCAAACACCGATGATATGCGAGATGCCCCGTCACTTGAGATCATTCCTGAGCTGCTTGATGCAGGAGCGAAGGTAAAGGCTTTTGATCCGATAGCACTTCATGAAGCGAAAAAGCATTTTGGTGATAGCATAGAGTATTTTGAGAAGGAGTACGAAGCTTTAAAGGATGCAGATGCATGCATTATTGTAACAGACCTACCTGAGGTCAAGGCTCTAGACCTTCATGAGGTGAAAGGGTACTTGAAAAACCCTATCATTATAGATGGCAGGAACATCTTTACTCTGGAAGATGCAAGAAAACATTCTATCATCTACCATTCCATCGGGCGACCTGTGATTCATTAA
- the galU gene encoding UTP--glucose-1-phosphate uridylyltransferase GalU encodes MTIKKVIIPAAGLGTRFLPATKAQPKEMLPIVDKPTIQYIVEEAVQSGIEDIIIVSGRGKRAIEDHFDKSYELEETLEKKEKYDILEEIKSIANLANIHYIRQKEPLGLGHAIWCARKFIGNDAFGVMLGDDIVKGETPCLQQLIDVYDKYGSSVVGIQSVPDTDVSKYGIVSPKEEKLEENVINVDGFVEKPKLADAPSNYAIMGRYVLTPEIFEILENTPKGSGGEIQLTDAINTLNTQQQVLAYQFGGIRYDVGDKFGFIKATVDFALDRDDLREEVIDYLNSLAQSNYITKG; translated from the coding sequence ATGACTATTAAAAAGGTAATTATCCCAGCTGCTGGACTTGGTACGCGTTTTTTGCCTGCCACAAAGGCACAGCCTAAAGAAATGCTACCGATTGTAGATAAACCTACCATCCAGTATATCGTGGAGGAAGCGGTACAATCAGGTATTGAGGATATCATCATTGTCAGTGGAAGAGGTAAGCGGGCAATTGAAGATCATTTCGATAAATCATATGAATTAGAGGAAACGTTAGAGAAAAAAGAAAAGTACGACATCCTGGAAGAGATTAAATCCATTGCAAATTTGGCGAACATCCATTACATAAGGCAAAAAGAGCCCCTTGGACTCGGACATGCCATCTGGTGTGCAAGGAAGTTCATTGGAAACGATGCTTTTGGAGTCATGCTTGGCGACGACATCGTAAAAGGAGAGACTCCTTGTCTGCAGCAATTAATTGATGTTTATGATAAATACGGTTCGTCTGTAGTAGGTATTCAAAGCGTGCCTGATACAGATGTATCAAAATATGGAATTGTTTCCCCAAAAGAAGAGAAGCTAGAAGAGAATGTCATAAATGTAGATGGATTTGTAGAGAAGCCTAAACTGGCTGATGCCCCTTCGAATTATGCTATCATGGGACGTTATGTGTTAACTCCTGAGATATTTGAGATACTCGAAAATACGCCAAAGGGTTCAGGTGGGGAGATACAACTAACAGATGCGATTAACACCCTGAATACCCAGCAACAAGTCTTAGCCTATCAATTTGGTGGAATTCGCTATGATGTCGGAGATAAGTTCGGCTTTATTAAAGCCACTGTTGATTTTGCCCTTGATAGAGATGATCTGAGAGAAGAAGTTATAGACTATCTAAATTCCTTAGCTCAATCCAATTACATCACGAAAGGATAG
- a CDS encoding glycosyltransferase encodes MKVLFITSAYPSDHLPGAGVFHQTQAESIRGLGVDIEVVAPVPYSPGILTKVSNKYRNYKKFPENYEWNGVNVHRPRFLALPGQLKWAQPHKRFAKAISQYIEKKHVKFDVIHAHFAMPSGGAAAILSKKYNVPYVLTLHGSDVNVYPHYSKGAMEAFKLAVRNAGEVTAVSGALAQSTEKLTGVKPEVLPIGVNMQRFSSNDLSHQEKCELRQRLGLPDDKKLLLYVGRLMNEKGIRELAQAIDELDDRFRLVLVGDGPLRTTMVGNDKIILTGQLPNEKVKEHLQAADIFLLPSYREGMPTVIIEALALRVPVLSSNVGGIPELFGEYKDLLIEPKSSSEIVKGVLGYIDEGVYNVEIIKDLYDRVTTKFDVTENSKELIETYRKLLK; translated from the coding sequence ATGAAGGTGCTTTTTATTACATCAGCATATCCTTCAGATCATTTGCCGGGTGCTGGTGTGTTCCATCAAACACAGGCAGAATCTATTCGGGGATTAGGGGTGGATATTGAAGTGGTGGCACCTGTACCTTATTCACCCGGCATTTTAACAAAGGTAAGTAACAAATATCGTAATTATAAAAAGTTCCCGGAAAACTATGAGTGGAATGGGGTCAATGTTCATCGTCCTCGGTTCTTAGCTCTGCCAGGGCAACTGAAATGGGCTCAGCCTCATAAACGCTTTGCAAAAGCTATCAGTCAATATATTGAAAAAAAACACGTTAAATTTGATGTCATCCACGCACATTTTGCGATGCCAAGTGGTGGTGCCGCAGCAATTCTATCAAAGAAATACAATGTACCTTATGTGTTGACGCTACACGGTAGTGATGTAAATGTATATCCCCATTACAGTAAAGGCGCAATGGAAGCATTTAAACTGGCAGTTAGAAATGCTGGCGAGGTAACAGCTGTGAGTGGTGCATTAGCTCAGAGTACAGAGAAACTGACAGGTGTAAAGCCTGAGGTTCTTCCTATCGGGGTGAATATGCAGAGGTTCTCAAGTAATGATTTGAGTCATCAGGAAAAATGCGAGTTAAGACAAAGGCTTGGCTTACCTGATGATAAAAAGCTTCTATTGTATGTTGGCCGCTTGATGAATGAAAAGGGTATTCGAGAGCTTGCTCAGGCAATAGACGAACTTGATGACCGATTCCGATTAGTGCTTGTTGGCGATGGACCGTTAAGGACGACAATGGTTGGGAATGATAAGATCATTCTAACGGGACAACTTCCGAACGAAAAGGTAAAGGAGCACCTTCAAGCAGCCGATATCTTCCTTCTTCCTTCATACAGGGAAGGGATGCCTACTGTCATCATTGAAGCGTTGGCTTTAAGAGTTCCTGTACTTTCTTCCAATGTTGGCGGTATTCCTGAATTGTTTGGAGAATATAAGGACCTTTTGATTGAACCTAAATCCTCAAGTGAGATTGTAAAAGGAGTTTTAGGGTATATAGATGAAGGGGTTTATAATGTAGAAATCATTAAGGATCTCTACGATAGAGTGACTACCAAGTTTGATGTTACGGAAAATTCAAAAGAGCTTATAGAAACTTATCGAAAATTATTAAAATGA
- a CDS encoding MOP flippase family protein gives MSTITKQILSGAKWTALSTIIITVIQIVQFAILGNLLTKEQFGVVGMITTVVIFTQILLDMGFSAAIIQKEKVSHEQLSTLYWLNIIVGILLFIGLFFASPLIAGFYNQPELIPLIKVLGIMFLIAPIGQQFQYLLQKDLNFNLLSRIEVATNVASFISLLVLIFLIQELYAYVISQVILNSLKGILYFVVYSKTWKPSFIFNLSSIKELMSFGVFQLMSRLVNRIGANIDYILIGRFLGAEALGIYSLAYQVVTIPVMKINPIITRVAFPVFSRSQSDNKLLIEGFLNVTKMLALVSLPLLLGLMAISDLFIEVFFGARWLDAAPILGILAIVGILRVLMNPNGSVILAKGKANIAFYWDFGVMLLYGITMYFATKYDIYIVAWTYVVTSFINFLIGRWLLKLLIDLEMREYVRTLLKPIVLTGMMAILVYFLKTALYNVEAVNIYINIALSVGVGGIIYIFAIYFGYPEVKEWKPVKKILKKGGL, from the coding sequence ATGTCGACAATCACAAAACAGATTTTATCCGGGGCAAAATGGACAGCATTATCCACCATTATCATTACCGTAATTCAAATTGTTCAATTTGCCATCTTGGGGAATCTTTTAACAAAAGAACAATTCGGTGTTGTAGGAATGATAACAACCGTAGTCATTTTCACTCAAATTCTTCTAGATATGGGTTTTAGTGCAGCTATCATTCAGAAAGAAAAGGTATCTCATGAACAATTATCTACGTTATATTGGCTGAATATCATTGTAGGTATCCTTTTATTTATTGGACTATTTTTTGCGAGTCCGTTGATTGCAGGATTCTATAACCAGCCTGAATTAATCCCATTAATAAAAGTACTCGGAATAATGTTCCTGATTGCGCCGATTGGTCAGCAATTTCAATATTTGCTACAGAAAGACCTTAATTTCAATCTATTAAGTAGGATAGAAGTGGCTACGAACGTTGCTTCATTTATAAGTTTACTTGTATTGATTTTCCTTATCCAGGAGTTATATGCCTATGTCATCTCGCAAGTTATTCTTAACTCTTTAAAGGGCATTTTGTATTTTGTTGTGTACTCAAAAACTTGGAAGCCATCCTTCATATTTAATTTATCTTCCATTAAAGAATTGATGTCGTTTGGTGTATTCCAACTGATGTCCCGTCTTGTAAATAGGATTGGAGCAAACATCGACTACATATTAATAGGAAGATTTCTAGGAGCAGAAGCGCTCGGTATCTACTCACTGGCCTATCAAGTCGTCACAATCCCGGTGATGAAGATAAACCCAATCATAACGCGGGTTGCCTTTCCGGTGTTCTCAAGAAGCCAGTCTGATAACAAGTTGCTGATTGAAGGGTTCCTAAATGTAACGAAAATGCTGGCACTTGTCAGTTTGCCTCTATTACTAGGGTTAATGGCCATTTCCGACTTGTTTATTGAAGTGTTCTTTGGAGCAAGATGGTTGGATGCAGCACCTATTTTAGGAATCTTGGCGATAGTGGGTATCTTAAGAGTGCTGATGAACCCTAATGGTTCCGTCATCTTGGCAAAAGGAAAAGCAAATATTGCCTTCTATTGGGACTTCGGTGTCATGCTCCTATATGGTATCACTATGTACTTTGCTACTAAGTATGATATATATATAGTTGCTTGGACATATGTTGTCACAAGTTTTATCAACTTCTTGATTGGAAGATGGTTACTGAAATTATTAATTGATTTGGAAATGAGGGAATACGTTAGAACTTTGTTAAAACCGATTGTTCTAACAGGTATGATGGCCATTTTGGTCTATTTCCTCAAGACGGCTTTATACAATGTCGAAGCTGTTAATATCTATATAAATATTGCCCTCTCGGTTGGAGTCGGTGGGATCATCTATATCTTTGCAATCTATTTTGGGTATCCAGAAGTTAAAGAATGGAAACCTGTGAAGAAAATTCTTAAAAAGGGGGGATTGTGA
- a CDS encoding cell wall-binding repeat-containing protein, whose product MRKFIMLICLVLFTTLLEVNTAEASGPTRIDGANRYDVAVNVSREGWTTSNTVIISSGDAYADALAASPLAYRLNAPILLTRAGSLPDTTKKRLQELRASNVIVIGGTTSVSDNVISEIRRLGSSINVRRISGKDRFEVAANIANELPAKNIAIVANGRAEADSLSIAPYAARNGIPILLTESNSIPSITSTTLRNRNVSTTYVMGGETSVSRTVFNNLPSTTKTRIGGNDRFQVATNVVKQLNLNAKKAYIANGHAYADALAGSVLAAKQNSVILLTQPTQVPSTTINVIKEKGIGTFVVLGGTTSVGTNVVRTLSAPMLGKRVAIDAGHGGTDPGAVGNGVQEKTVVLDIAKRLESKVTTAGSLPLMTRTNDVYIPLADRVLDAQNRGADIFVSIHANSFTDPSSNGTETWYNGRYQSKESKELAEAIQGELVKELGLRDRGVKEGSFVVIRDSQMPSVLVEIAFISNPDEAKLLANASFREKAAQAIYNGVEKYFSN is encoded by the coding sequence GTGCGTAAGTTTATTATGCTCATCTGTTTGGTTCTTTTTACTACGCTTTTAGAGGTAAATACTGCTGAAGCTAGTGGACCAACAAGAATAGATGGAGCAAATCGTTACGATGTTGCTGTGAATGTTTCAAGGGAAGGCTGGACTACATCCAATACCGTTATCATATCTTCAGGTGATGCCTATGCAGATGCATTGGCAGCTTCTCCATTGGCATATCGTTTAAATGCACCGATACTATTGACACGAGCTGGAAGTTTACCAGATACAACGAAAAAGAGATTACAAGAATTACGGGCAAGCAATGTAATTGTAATCGGTGGTACGACAAGTGTATCTGATAATGTAATATCTGAGATTAGAAGATTGGGAAGTAGCATTAATGTAAGAAGAATTAGTGGGAAAGATCGTTTTGAAGTGGCAGCTAATATCGCAAATGAGTTACCGGCTAAAAACATCGCGATAGTAGCAAATGGAAGAGCGGAAGCTGATTCCCTATCCATCGCTCCATATGCGGCAAGAAACGGTATTCCTATCTTGTTGACAGAAAGCAATAGTATTCCGAGTATCACTTCCACTACCTTAAGAAATCGAAATGTTTCGACCACATATGTTATGGGAGGGGAAACAAGTGTTTCCCGTACTGTGTTCAACAACTTACCATCTACGACCAAAACCAGAATTGGCGGTAATGATCGTTTCCAGGTTGCAACGAATGTTGTGAAGCAGTTAAACCTAAATGCAAAGAAAGCTTACATTGCTAATGGACATGCCTATGCCGATGCTTTGGCAGGTTCTGTCCTTGCGGCTAAGCAAAACTCTGTTATTCTATTGACTCAGCCTACTCAGGTGCCGAGTACAACAATAAATGTAATCAAGGAAAAAGGTATCGGGACTTTTGTGGTGCTAGGTGGGACAACTTCGGTTGGGACAAATGTTGTAAGAACATTATCTGCGCCTATGCTCGGGAAAAGAGTAGCGATTGATGCGGGACACGGTGGAACAGATCCGGGTGCTGTGGGGAATGGCGTACAAGAGAAAACAGTCGTGTTGGATATTGCCAAGCGATTAGAGAGTAAAGTCACCACTGCTGGTTCACTACCTTTAATGACAAGGACTAACGACGTATATATTCCCTTAGCAGATCGTGTGCTAGACGCACAAAATAGGGGGGCAGATATCTTTGTCAGTATCCATGCAAACTCTTTCACCGATCCTTCATCTAATGGAACAGAGACTTGGTATAATGGCAGATATCAATCAAAAGAGAGTAAAGAGCTTGCAGAAGCTATCCAAGGAGAGTTGGTGAAAGAGCTTGGTTTACGTGATCGAGGTGTTAAAGAAGGTTCGTTCGTAGTGATCAGGGATTCGCAGATGCCTAGTGTATTGGTTGAAATTGCATTCATTAGTAACCCTGATGAAGCAAAGCTTTTAGCTAATGCCTCCTTCAGAGAAAAAGCAGCCCAAGCAATCTACAATGGGGTAGAGAAGTATTTCTCTAATTAA